Proteins encoded within one genomic window of Streptomyces sp. NBC_01314:
- a CDS encoding DUF721 domain-containing protein, producing the protein MSGSEGIPKPPEPSGVDLARVALRAAREAARARGEATQQQKQARRGGGLRSGARADGRDPMPLGPAINRLITERGWETPAAVGGVMGRWPQIVGDDLARRCVPERYDEDERVLHVRCDSTAWATNVRLLAPQLVARLNEDLGHGTVRLLKVHGPAGSSARRYGPLRAPGSTGPGDTYG; encoded by the coding sequence ATGAGCGGATCCGAGGGAATCCCGAAGCCTCCCGAGCCCTCCGGTGTGGACCTCGCGCGCGTGGCGCTGCGCGCCGCGAGGGAGGCCGCACGGGCGCGTGGCGAAGCCACCCAGCAGCAGAAGCAGGCCAGGCGCGGCGGCGGGCTGCGCTCCGGCGCCCGTGCCGACGGCCGCGATCCGATGCCCTTGGGCCCCGCGATCAACCGCCTGATCACCGAGCGGGGCTGGGAGACGCCGGCCGCCGTCGGCGGGGTCATGGGCCGCTGGCCGCAGATCGTCGGTGACGACCTGGCCAGGAGGTGCGTACCGGAGCGGTACGACGAGGACGAGCGGGTCCTGCACGTGCGGTGCGACTCGACGGCATGGGCGACGAACGTGCGGCTGCTGGCTCCGCAACTGGTCGCCCGGCTCAACGAGGATCTCGGGCACGGCACCGTCCGGCTGCTGAAGGTCCATGGCCCCGCCGGCTCCTCCGCCCGTCGCTACGGGCCTCTGCGTGCCCCGGGCAGCACCGGGCCCGGCGACACCTACGGGTGA
- the dnaA gene encoding chromosomal replication initiator protein DnaA yields the protein MADVPADLAAVWPRVLEKLLGEGHGQGVEVKDERWIKRCQPLALVADTALLAVPNEFAKGVLEGRLAPIVSETLSRECGRPIRIAITVDSSVGEQQPPPVQRRFEEPELPSVPAQNRDGYDNRTPYDGQGREGRGGYEAQNGYDGQARDPYEGYGRHRADDRGPGRGEQMGGGPGDQLPPPRPDQLPTARPAYPSEYQRPEPGAWPRPSQDDYGWQQQRLGFPDRDPYASPSSDYRSQSMDRPPYDQRSEYEQSRGDYDRPGGGSDYPRQDRRGLPEPPPGSGHVHRGGPASSAPGPLAAQPAPAPGPGEPTARLNPKYLFDTFVIGASNRFAHAAAVAVAEAPAKAYNPLFIYGESGLGKTHLLHAIGHYARSLYPGTRVRYVSSEEFTNEFINSIRDGKGDSFRKRYREMDILLVDDIQFLADKESTQEEFFHTFNTLHNANKQIVLSSDRPPKQLVTLEDRLRNRFEWGLITDVQPPELETRIAILRKKAVQEQLNAPPEVLEFIASRISRNIRELEGALIRVTAFASLNRQPVDLGLTEIVLKDLIPGGENASPEITATAIMGATADYFGLTVEDLCGTSRGRALVTARQIAMYLCRELTDLSLPKIGAQFGNRDHTTVMHADRKIRALMAERRSIYNQVTELTNRIKNG from the coding sequence GTGGCTGACGTACCTGCCGATCTTGCCGCAGTGTGGCCACGAGTACTGGAAAAGCTCCTCGGTGAGGGCCATGGTCAAGGCGTCGAGGTGAAGGACGAACGCTGGATCAAGCGCTGCCAGCCACTCGCCCTGGTCGCGGACACGGCTCTCCTCGCCGTCCCGAACGAGTTCGCGAAGGGCGTACTTGAAGGCCGTCTCGCGCCGATCGTCAGCGAGACCCTGAGCCGGGAGTGCGGCCGCCCGATCCGTATCGCGATCACCGTCGACAGCTCCGTCGGCGAACAGCAGCCTCCGCCGGTCCAGCGCCGCTTCGAGGAGCCGGAGCTCCCCTCCGTCCCGGCCCAGAACCGCGACGGCTACGACAACAGGACCCCGTACGACGGGCAGGGTCGCGAGGGACGCGGCGGGTACGAGGCCCAGAACGGATACGACGGCCAGGCCCGTGATCCCTACGAGGGGTATGGCCGCCATCGGGCCGACGACCGCGGTCCGGGACGCGGCGAACAGATGGGCGGCGGCCCCGGCGACCAGTTGCCGCCCCCACGCCCGGACCAGCTTCCGACCGCGCGCCCCGCGTATCCGTCCGAGTACCAGCGGCCCGAGCCGGGCGCCTGGCCGCGGCCGTCGCAGGACGACTACGGCTGGCAGCAGCAGCGGCTCGGTTTCCCGGATCGGGATCCGTACGCCTCGCCGTCGTCGGACTACCGCTCGCAGTCGATGGACCGGCCGCCGTACGACCAGCGCTCCGAGTACGAGCAGTCCCGCGGCGACTACGACCGGCCGGGGGGCGGCTCCGACTATCCGCGGCAGGACCGGCGTGGCCTTCCCGAGCCTCCGCCGGGCTCGGGCCATGTGCACCGGGGCGGCCCCGCGAGCAGCGCGCCCGGCCCGCTGGCGGCGCAGCCCGCGCCGGCGCCCGGTCCTGGTGAGCCGACGGCACGCCTGAACCCGAAGTACCTCTTCGACACCTTCGTCATCGGCGCCTCGAACCGTTTCGCGCACGCGGCCGCGGTGGCCGTCGCCGAGGCGCCGGCGAAGGCGTACAACCCCCTCTTCATCTATGGGGAGTCGGGGCTCGGCAAAACGCACCTGCTGCACGCGATCGGGCACTACGCGCGCAGCCTCTACCCGGGCACGCGGGTGCGGTACGTGAGCTCGGAGGAGTTCACCAACGAGTTCATCAACTCCATCCGCGACGGCAAGGGCGACAGCTTCCGCAAGCGGTACCGGGAGATGGACATCCTGCTCGTGGACGACATCCAGTTCCTGGCGGACAAGGAGTCGACGCAGGAGGAGTTCTTCCACACCTTCAATACGCTCCACAACGCGAACAAGCAGATCGTGCTCTCCAGCGACCGGCCGCCGAAGCAGCTGGTGACTCTGGAGGACCGGCTGCGGAACCGTTTCGAGTGGGGTCTGATCACCGACGTCCAGCCTCCCGAGCTGGAGACTCGTATCGCGATCCTCCGCAAGAAGGCGGTGCAGGAGCAGCTCAACGCCCCTCCGGAGGTACTGGAGTTCATCGCGTCCCGTATCTCGCGCAACATCCGCGAGCTCGAAGGCGCGCTGATCCGGGTGACGGCGTTCGCGTCGCTCAACCGGCAGCCGGTGGACCTCGGTCTGACCGAGATCGTGCTCAAGGACCTGATTCCGGGTGGCGAGAACGCGTCTCCCGAGATCACCGCCACCGCGATCATGGGCGCGACAGCCGACTACTTCGGGCTCACGGTCGAGGATCTCTGCGGCACCTCGCGCGGCCGCGCCCTGGTCACCGCCCGGCAGATCGCCATGTACCTGTGCCGTGAGCTGACGGACCTGTCGCTGCCCAAGATCGGCGCGCAGTTCGGCAACCGTGACCACACCACCGTCATGCACGCCGACCGCAAGATCCGCGCGCTGATGGCCGAGCGGCGCTCCATCTACAACCAGGTGACGGAGCTGACGAACCGCATCAAGAACGGCTGA
- the recF gene encoding DNA replication/repair protein RecF yields MHVTHLSLADFRSYARVEVPLDPGVTAFVGPNGQGKTNLVEAVGYLATLGSHRVSSDAPLVRMGADRAVIRAQVRQGERQQLVELELNPGKANRARVNRSSQVKPRDVLGIVRTVLFAPEDLALVKGDPGERRRFLDELITARAPRMAGVRSDYERVLKQRNTLLKSAALARRHGGRTMDLSTLDVWDQHLARVGAELLARRLDLVAAIQPLADKAYEQLAPGGGPVSLEYKPSSPGLVGHAREELYEQLMAALGESRKQEIERGVTLVGPHRDDVNLKLGQLPAKGYASHGESWSYALALRLASYDLLRAEGNEPVLILDDVFAELDARRRERLAELVAPGEQVLVTAAVDDDVPDVLAGARYFVSDGAVERV; encoded by the coding sequence ATGCACGTCACGCATCTGTCGCTGGCCGACTTCCGCTCGTACGCCCGGGTCGAGGTCCCGCTCGACCCGGGCGTCACCGCGTTCGTGGGCCCCAACGGGCAGGGCAAGACGAACCTGGTCGAGGCTGTCGGCTATCTCGCGACCCTCGGCAGCCACCGGGTGTCCTCGGACGCGCCCCTGGTTCGGATGGGCGCCGACCGCGCGGTGATCCGGGCGCAGGTGCGGCAGGGCGAGCGACAGCAGCTCGTCGAGCTGGAGCTGAACCCCGGCAAGGCGAACCGGGCGCGCGTCAACAGGTCGTCGCAGGTCAAACCCCGTGACGTGCTCGGCATCGTGCGGACGGTGCTGTTCGCGCCGGAGGACCTCGCACTGGTCAAGGGCGACCCCGGTGAACGGCGGCGCTTCCTCGACGAGCTGATCACGGCACGGGCCCCACGCATGGCGGGCGTGCGCTCCGACTACGAGCGGGTGCTCAAGCAGCGCAACACACTCCTCAAGTCGGCCGCACTGGCCCGTCGGCACGGCGGTCGCACCATGGATCTGTCCACGCTCGACGTGTGGGACCAGCACCTCGCGCGCGTGGGCGCCGAGTTGCTCGCCCGGCGCCTGGACCTGGTCGCCGCGATCCAGCCGCTCGCCGACAAGGCGTACGAGCAGCTCGCACCTGGGGGCGGACCAGTGAGTTTGGAATACAAGCCTTCCTCGCCCGGCCTCGTCGGCCACGCGCGCGAGGAGCTGTACGAGCAGCTGATGGCCGCTCTCGGCGAGAGCCGCAAGCAGGAGATCGAGAGGGGCGTCACCCTCGTAGGGCCCCATCGAGATGATGTGAATCTCAAACTCGGTCAGCTGCCTGCCAAGGGATACGCCTCCCACGGAGAGTCCTGGTCGTACGCCCTGGCCCTGCGGCTCGCCTCGTACGATCTGCTGCGGGCCGAGGGGAACGAGCCGGTGCTGATCCTCGACGACGTCTTCGCCGAGTTGGACGCCCGCCGACGGGAGCGCCTGGCGGAGCTGGTCGCGCCGGGCGAGCAGGTCCTGGTGACCGCCGCGGTCGACGACGACGTACCGGACGTACTGGCAGGGGCGCGGTACTTCGTGTCCGACGGGGCGGTGGAGCGCGTATGA
- the dnaN gene encoding DNA polymerase III subunit beta, with product MKIRVERDVLAEAVAWAARSLPARPPAPVLAGLLLKAEEGQLSLSSFDYEVSARVSVEAEVDEEGTVLVSGRLLADICRALPNRPVEISTDGVRATVVCGSSRFTLHTLPVEEYPSLPQMPNATGTVPGEVFASAAAQVAIAAGRDDTLPVLTGVRIEIEGDTVTLASTDRYRFAVREFLWKPENPEASAVALVPAKTLLDTAKALTSGDSVILALSGSGSGEGLIGFEGAGRRTTTRLLEGDLPKYRTLFPTEFNSVAVIETAPFVEAVKRVALVAERNTPVRLSFEQGVLILEAGSSDDAQAVERVDAQLDGDDISIAFNPTFLLDGLSAIDSPVAQLAFTTSTKPALLSGKPAVDAEADEAYKYLIMPVRLSG from the coding sequence GTGAAGATCCGGGTGGAACGCGACGTACTCGCGGAGGCAGTGGCCTGGGCGGCGCGCAGCCTCCCGGCCCGGCCGCCGGCGCCTGTTCTCGCCGGCCTCCTTCTGAAGGCCGAGGAAGGCCAACTGAGCCTCTCCAGCTTCGACTACGAGGTCTCCGCGCGGGTGTCCGTGGAGGCGGAGGTCGACGAGGAGGGCACGGTGCTCGTCTCCGGCCGGCTGCTCGCAGACATCTGCCGGGCCCTCCCCAACCGTCCGGTGGAGATCTCCACAGACGGTGTACGGGCGACGGTGGTCTGCGGCTCCTCGCGGTTCACGCTCCACACACTGCCTGTGGAGGAGTACCCGTCCCTGCCGCAGATGCCGAACGCCACGGGTACCGTCCCCGGCGAGGTCTTCGCCTCCGCCGCCGCCCAGGTGGCCATCGCCGCCGGCCGCGACGACACACTGCCCGTCCTCACCGGTGTGCGCATCGAGATCGAGGGCGACACGGTCACGCTGGCCTCCACCGACCGCTACCGCTTCGCGGTCCGCGAGTTCCTGTGGAAGCCGGAGAACCCCGAGGCGTCCGCGGTGGCCCTGGTACCCGCCAAGACGCTCCTGGACACCGCCAAGGCCCTCACGAGCGGCGACAGCGTCATCCTGGCGCTCTCCGGCTCGGGCTCGGGCGAGGGCCTGATCGGTTTCGAAGGCGCGGGCCGTCGTACGACCACGAGGCTGCTGGAGGGTGACCTCCCGAAGTACCGCACGCTGTTCCCGACGGAGTTCAACAGCGTGGCCGTCATCGAGACGGCTCCCTTCGTCGAGGCCGTCAAGCGTGTCGCCCTGGTCGCCGAGCGGAACACCCCGGTGCGGCTGAGCTTCGAGCAGGGCGTGCTGATCCTGGAGGCCGGCTCCAGCGACGACGCACAGGCTGTGGAAAGGGTCGACGCCCAGCTGGACGGCGACGACATCTCGATCGCCTTCAACCCCACGTTCCTGCTGGACGGCCTGAGCGCCATCGACTCCCCGGTCGCCCAGCTGGCGTTCACGACGTCCACCAAGCCCGCGCTGCTCAGCGGCAAGCCGGCCGTGGACGCCGAGGCGGACGAGGCCTACAAGTACCTGATCATGCCGGTGCGACTCAGCGGCTGA
- the gyrB gene encoding DNA topoisomerase (ATP-hydrolyzing) subunit B, with protein MLCQKGRFVADSGNPNENIPSTGAGANGEVTASYDASAITVLEGLDAVRKRPGMYIGSTGERGLHHLVQEVVDNSVDEALAGHADTINVTILADGGVRVVDNGRGIPVGIVPSEGKPAVEVVLTVLHAGGKFGGGGYAVSGGLHGVGVSVVNALSSRVTVEVRTDGYRWTQDYKLGVPTAPLAQHEATAETGTSVTFWADADIFETTYYSFETLSRRFQEMAFLNKGLTIKLTDERESAKATAGADEAGEDEKHEVKTVSYHYEGGIVDFVKHLNSRKGDVVHPSVIDFEAEDRDKLLSIEVAMQWNSGYSEGVYSFANIIHTHEGGTHEEGFRAALTGLINRYARDKKLLREKDDNLTGDDIREGLTAIISIKLSEPQFEGQTKTKLGNTEAKTFVQKVVHEHLTDWLDRNPVEAADIIRKSIQAATARVAARKARDLTRRKGLLETASLPGKLSDCQSNDPVKCEIFIVEGDSAGGSAKSGRNPQYQAILPIRGKILNVEKARIDKILQNQEIQALISAFGTGVHEDFDISKLRYHKIILMADADVDGQHINTLLLTFLFRFMRPLVEAGHVFLSRPPLYKIKWGRDDFEYAYSDRERDALIELGRQNGKRVREDSIQRFKGLGEMNAEELRITTMDQDHRVLGQVTLDDAAQADELFSVLMGEDVEARRQFIQRNAKDVRFLDI; from the coding sequence GTGCTGTGCCAGAAAGGGCGCTTCGTGGCCGATTCCGGCAACCCCAACGAGAACATCCCGTCCACCGGCGCCGGCGCCAACGGCGAGGTCACAGCCTCGTACGACGCCAGCGCCATCACCGTCCTCGAAGGGCTGGACGCGGTCCGCAAGCGGCCCGGCATGTACATCGGCTCGACCGGTGAGCGTGGGCTGCATCACCTGGTGCAGGAGGTCGTCGACAACTCCGTCGACGAGGCGCTGGCCGGCCACGCTGACACCATCAATGTCACGATCCTCGCCGACGGCGGCGTCCGGGTCGTCGACAACGGCCGCGGCATCCCGGTGGGCATCGTCCCTTCGGAGGGGAAGCCGGCCGTCGAGGTCGTGCTGACGGTGTTGCACGCGGGCGGCAAGTTCGGCGGCGGCGGCTACGCGGTCTCCGGCGGTCTGCACGGCGTCGGCGTATCCGTCGTGAACGCCCTGTCCAGCAGGGTCACCGTCGAGGTCAGGACCGACGGCTACCGCTGGACCCAGGACTACAAGCTGGGCGTCCCGACGGCACCGCTGGCCCAGCACGAGGCCACCGCCGAGACCGGCACCTCGGTGACCTTCTGGGCCGACGCCGACATCTTCGAGACCACGTACTACTCTTTCGAGACGCTCTCGCGGCGCTTCCAGGAGATGGCGTTCCTCAACAAGGGTTTGACGATCAAACTCACTGACGAGCGCGAGTCCGCAAAGGCCACCGCGGGGGCGGACGAGGCCGGCGAGGACGAGAAGCACGAGGTCAAGACCGTCTCGTACCACTACGAGGGCGGCATCGTCGACTTCGTGAAGCACCTCAACTCCCGTAAGGGAGACGTGGTTCACCCGTCCGTCATCGACTTCGAGGCCGAGGACAGGGACAAGCTCCTGTCCATCGAAGTCGCGATGCAGTGGAACAGCGGTTACAGCGAGGGTGTCTACTCCTTCGCCAACATCATCCACACGCACGAGGGCGGTACGCACGAAGAGGGCTTCCGTGCCGCGCTGACCGGTCTGATCAACCGCTACGCGCGCGACAAGAAGCTGCTGCGCGAAAAGGACGACAACCTCACGGGTGACGACATCCGCGAGGGTCTGACGGCGATCATCTCGATCAAGCTGAGTGAGCCGCAGTTCGAGGGCCAGACCAAGACCAAGCTGGGCAACACGGAGGCGAAGACCTTCGTGCAGAAGGTCGTGCACGAGCACCTGACGGACTGGCTGGACCGCAACCCGGTCGAGGCGGCGGACATCATCCGCAAGTCCATCCAGGCGGCCACCGCGCGCGTGGCGGCCCGCAAGGCCCGTGACCTGACCCGTCGCAAGGGCCTCCTGGAGACGGCGTCCCTGCCGGGCAAGCTGAGCGACTGCCAGTCGAACGATCCCGTCAAGTGCGAGATCTTCATCGTCGAGGGTGACTCCGCCGGCGGCTCGGCCAAGTCCGGCCGCAACCCGCAGTACCAGGCGATCCTCCCGATCCGCGGCAAGATCCTCAACGTCGAGAAGGCGCGGATCGACAAGATCCTGCAGAACCAGGAGATCCAGGCGCTGATCTCCGCCTTCGGCACGGGTGTGCACGAGGACTTCGACATCTCCAAGCTCCGCTATCACAAGATCATCCTGATGGCGGACGCCGACGTCGACGGCCAGCACATCAACACCCTGCTGCTGACCTTCCTGTTCCGCTTCATGCGCCCGCTCGTCGAGGCCGGACACGTGTTCCTGTCGCGTCCCCCGCTCTACAAGATCAAGTGGGGCCGGGACGACTTCGAGTACGCGTACTCGGACCGTGAGCGCGACGCCCTGATCGAGCTCGGCCGGCAGAACGGCAAGCGCGTCAGGGAGGACTCGATCCAGCGCTTCAAGGGTCTCGGCGAGATGAACGCCGAGGAGCTGCGCATCACGACCATGGACCAGGACCACCGCGTCCTCGGCCAGGTCACGCTCGACGACGCCGCCCAGGCGGACGAGCTGTTCTCGGTGCTGATGGGCGAGGACGTCGAGGCCCGGCGCCAGTTCATCCAGCGCAACGCCAAGGACGTCCGCTTCCTCGACATCTGA
- the gnd gene encoding phosphogluconate dehydrogenase (NAD(+)-dependent, decarboxylating) — protein MELGLVGLGKMGGNMRERIRRAGHTVIGYDRNPDLADVHSIEELVGKLKGPRVVWVMVPAGAATQSTVDELAELLQPGDVVVDGGNSRWTDDEKHAEELAAKGIGFVDCGVSGGVWGLENGYALMYGGDAENVAKVRPVFDALKPEGDLGAVHAGKVGAGHFAKMVHNGIEYAMMQAYAEGWELLEKVHSVTDVREVFRSWQDGTVIRSWLLDLAVNALDEDEHLDGLKGYAQDSGEGRWTVEAAIDHAVPLPAITASLFARFASRQEDSPQMKMIAALRNQFGGHAVEKK, from the coding sequence ATGGAGCTCGGTCTCGTCGGCCTCGGCAAGATGGGCGGCAACATGCGCGAGCGGATCCGCCGCGCGGGCCACACCGTCATCGGATACGACCGGAACCCGGATCTCGCCGATGTCCACAGCATCGAGGAGCTTGTGGGCAAGCTCAAGGGCCCACGGGTCGTGTGGGTGATGGTCCCGGCCGGTGCCGCCACCCAGTCGACCGTCGACGAGCTGGCCGAGCTGCTCCAGCCCGGTGACGTCGTCGTGGACGGCGGCAACTCCCGCTGGACGGACGACGAGAAGCACGCAGAGGAGTTGGCGGCCAAGGGCATCGGCTTCGTCGACTGCGGTGTCTCCGGCGGCGTCTGGGGCCTGGAGAACGGCTACGCGCTGATGTACGGCGGCGACGCGGAGAACGTCGCCAAGGTGCGGCCCGTCTTCGACGCGTTGAAGCCCGAGGGCGACCTCGGCGCGGTGCACGCCGGCAAGGTCGGCGCCGGGCACTTCGCGAAGATGGTCCACAACGGCATCGAGTACGCCATGATGCAGGCGTACGCCGAGGGCTGGGAGCTTTTGGAGAAGGTGCACTCGGTGACGGACGTCCGCGAGGTGTTCCGTTCCTGGCAGGACGGCACGGTCATCCGCTCCTGGTTGCTCGACCTGGCGGTGAACGCCCTCGACGAGGACGAGCACCTGGACGGCCTGAAGGGCTACGCACAGGACTCCGGTGAGGGCCGGTGGACCGTGGAGGCCGCCATCGACCACGCAGTGCCGCTGCCCGCGATCACGGCCTCGCTCTTCGCACGGTTCGCGTCGCGCCAGGAGGACTCTCCGCAGATGAAGATGATCGCGGCGCTGCGAAACCAGTTCGGTGGCCACGCGGTCGAGAAGAAGTAG
- the yidC gene encoding membrane protein insertase YidC — translation MDTIASLFSFITTPVSWVIVQFHKVYGALFGADTGWAWGLSIVSLVILIRICLIPLFVKQIKATRAMQTLQPEMKKIQERYKNDKQRQSEEMMKLYKETGTNPLSSCLPILAQSPFFFALYHVLNSIANNDTIGVINESLLQSAQKAHIFGAPLAAKFTDSSSDLVALDASLTTVRVVTAVMIVLMSASQFYTQRQLMTKNVDTTVKTPFMQQQKMLMYVFPVMFAVFGINFPVGVLVYWLTTNVWTMGQQMYVIHNNPTPGSKAQAAYLERLFKHVMRHGKTRNRRERTIVKAIVAKGRDRNEHERKFITGLGKEGLAAQSDGTVVKSEVSAVAVAEDGTPTPGTPKRQQPKRQTKAQRQSGAAKTADEDEPKAEPTSLIKSDQPEDTEPESTEPEDTKPAAGAKKAAAKPGTGGRSKAQSGQRKGQQRPKSPSKK, via the coding sequence GTGGACACGATTGCCAGTCTCTTCAGCTTCATCACGACACCTGTCTCCTGGGTCATTGTCCAGTTCCACAAGGTGTACGGCGCCCTCTTCGGCGCTGACACCGGGTGGGCCTGGGGCCTGTCCATCGTGTCCTTGGTGATCCTGATCCGTATCTGCCTGATCCCGCTCTTCGTGAAGCAGATCAAGGCGACCCGGGCGATGCAGACGCTGCAGCCCGAGATGAAGAAGATCCAGGAGCGCTACAAGAACGACAAGCAGCGCCAGTCCGAAGAGATGATGAAGCTCTACAAGGAGACGGGCACCAACCCGCTCTCCTCGTGCCTTCCCATCCTGGCGCAGTCCCCGTTCTTCTTCGCGCTCTACCACGTGCTCAACAGCATCGCGAACAACGACACCATCGGTGTCATCAACGAGAGCCTGCTGCAGAGCGCGCAGAAGGCGCACATCTTCGGTGCTCCGCTGGCCGCGAAGTTCACCGACAGCTCCTCGGACCTCGTCGCGCTCGACGCCTCGCTGACCACCGTGCGCGTCGTGACCGCGGTCATGATCGTCCTCATGTCGGCGTCGCAGTTCTACACACAGCGCCAGCTGATGACGAAGAACGTCGACACCACGGTGAAGACGCCGTTCATGCAGCAGCAGAAGATGCTGATGTATGTCTTCCCGGTCATGTTCGCCGTTTTCGGCATCAACTTCCCGGTCGGTGTCCTCGTCTACTGGCTGACCACCAACGTGTGGACCATGGGCCAGCAGATGTACGTCATCCACAACAACCCGACCCCGGGTTCGAAGGCCCAGGCCGCCTACCTGGAGCGCCTTTTCAAGCACGTCATGCGGCACGGCAAGACTCGTAACCGCCGCGAGCGCACCATCGTCAAGGCGATCGTCGCCAAGGGCCGCGACCGCAACGAGCACGAGCGGAAGTTCATCACCGGCCTGGGCAAGGAGGGCCTCGCGGCCCAGAGCGACGGCACCGTGGTCAAGAGCGAGGTCTCGGCCGTCGCCGTGGCCGAAGACGGTACGCCCACGCCCGGTACTCCCAAGCGTCAGCAGCCCAAGCGCCAGACCAAGGCCCAGCGTCAGTCCGGTGCAGCGAAGACCGCCGACGAAGACGAGCCGAAGGCCGAGCCCACTTCGCTGATCAAGTCCGACCAGCCGGAGGACACCGAGCCGGAAAGCACCGAGCCGGAGGACACCAAGCCGGCGGCCGGTGCCAAGAAGGCCGCGGCCAAGCCCGGAACCGGTGGCCGCAGCAAGGCTCAGTCCGGTCAGCGCAAGGGTCAGCAGCGCCCCAAGTCCCCGTCCAAGAAGTAA
- the yidD gene encoding membrane protein insertion efficiency factor YidD — protein sequence MKYPLLALIKLYQWTISPLLGPVCKYYPSCSHYGYTAIDRHGAIKGTALTAWRILRCNPWSLGGVDHVPPRKRPRWHEMVRGTWRARKGGSSAAEPATEGHVPSSPAAESPSHAQGA from the coding sequence ATGAAGTACCCGCTGCTGGCGCTGATCAAGCTGTACCAGTGGACGATCAGTCCGCTGCTCGGGCCGGTGTGCAAGTACTACCCGTCGTGCTCCCACTACGGCTACACGGCCATCGACCGGCACGGTGCGATCAAGGGAACGGCACTCACCGCCTGGCGCATCCTGCGGTGCAATCCGTGGTCGCTCGGCGGCGTGGACCACGTCCCGCCGCGCAAGCGTCCACGGTGGCACGAGATGGTGCGTGGCACGTGGCGCGCACGCAAGGGCGGGTCCTCCGCCGCCGAACCGGCCACCGAGGGGCACGTTCCTTCGAGCCCGGCCGCCGAGAGCCCGTCCCATGCCCAAGGAGCATGA
- the rnpA gene encoding ribonuclease P protein component, with amino-acid sequence MLPTEHRLRRREDFATAVRRGRRAGRPLLVVHLRSGATNPHAPGESAPPTRAGFVVSKAVGGSVVRNKVKRRLRHLMRERVALLPPGSLVVVRALPGAGDADHVQLAQDLDAAIGRLLGGGAR; translated from the coding sequence GTGCTGCCTACCGAGCATCGGCTGAGGCGGCGCGAGGACTTCGCGACCGCGGTACGACGAGGACGCCGGGCCGGCCGCCCGCTCCTCGTCGTTCACCTACGTAGCGGTGCCACGAACCCGCACGCGCCTGGGGAGAGCGCTCCCCCGACGCGTGCGGGTTTCGTCGTGAGCAAGGCTGTCGGTGGTTCGGTCGTACGCAACAAGGTGAAGCGAAGGCTTCGCCATCTGATGCGCGAACGAGTCGCCCTGTTGCCCCCCGGTAGCCTGGTAGTGGTACGAGCGCTGCCCGGAGCGGGTGACGCCGACCACGTACAACTGGCCCAAGACCTGGATGCCGCCATAGGGCGGCTGCTGGGAGGGGGCGCACGATGA
- the rpmH gene encoding 50S ribosomal protein L34 — translation MSKRTFQPNNRRRAKTHGFRLRMRTRAGRAILANRRSKGRSSLSA, via the coding sequence GTGAGCAAGCGCACCTTCCAGCCGAACAACCGTCGTCGTGCGAAGACCCACGGCTTCCGCCTGCGGATGCGTACCCGTGCCGGTCGCGCGATTCTCGCGAACCGCCGCAGCAAGGGTCGCTCAAGCCTGTCCGCCTGA
- a CDS encoding R3H domain-containing nucleic acid-binding protein: protein MTEGTTSTASEGGDTLTRLEQEGEIAADYLEGLLDIADLDGDIDMDVEADRASVSIISDSGGRDLNKLVGREGEVLEALQELTRLAVHRETGDRSRLMLDIAGYRAQKRAELSELGAKAAAEAKSTGEPVKLKPMTPFERKVVHDAVKSAGLRSESEGEEPQRFVVVLPA from the coding sequence GTGACGGAAGGCACCACCTCCACAGCCTCCGAGGGTGGCGACACCCTGACCCGCCTGGAGCAGGAGGGTGAGATTGCGGCGGACTACCTGGAAGGTCTGCTGGACATCGCAGATCTCGACGGCGACATCGACATGGACGTCGAGGCCGACCGTGCCTCTGTCTCGATCATCAGCGACTCCGGCGGCCGCGATCTGAACAAGCTGGTCGGCCGGGAGGGCGAGGTGCTCGAGGCGCTCCAGGAGCTCACGCGCCTGGCCGTGCACCGGGAGACCGGTGATCGCAGCCGTCTGATGCTGGACATCGCGGGCTACCGCGCCCAGAAGCGCGCCGAGCTCTCCGAGCTGGGTGCCAAGGCGGCGGCCGAGGCCAAGAGCACCGGCGAACCCGTGAAGCTGAAGCCGATGACACCCTTCGAGCGCAAGGTCGTGCACGACGCGGTCAAGTCCGCGGGCCTGCGCAGTGAGTCCGAGGGCGAGGAGCCGCAGCGCTTCGTCGTCGTGCTGCCTGCCTGA